A region from the Sphingomonas brevis genome encodes:
- a CDS encoding MFS transporter, with protein MATVATTTARPATLALVLLIGLAILLNYIDRGAIAIASPVLKPELGLSNTEYGYAVSAFFWTYVPIQFFIGWACDRWCVYRLIAIGIAVWALSTLAMGLVGGLLSLVIFRLFLGLGESITFPGASKVIARHVAPENRGLANSVVAAGIALGPVVGTFAGGLMVASYGWRPMFVVFGLITLLWVIPWLLTARRLPTFAPAGREPPVPIRITARTKEVWAMGIGHFGATYPLYFIIIWVPLYLTKTRGFSITDMTYLATLGFIAQALSAVGQGWLSDRLVRAGRDEALVRRTLMVGGNVMMAVSILALMQAEDAATIGLWLVIFGAAAATGGVNLYAIAQIFAGPRASGTFIGIQNGLGNVPGIIMPIVTGLIIDWTGSYDNAFKLTAAVCAAAALWWLIGVPKIRRVIPD; from the coding sequence ATGGCGACGGTTGCGACTACAACGGCACGGCCGGCTACCCTGGCGCTAGTCCTGCTGATCGGCCTGGCGATCCTCCTCAACTATATCGACCGGGGGGCAATCGCGATCGCTTCGCCGGTGCTCAAACCGGAACTCGGCCTTAGCAACACCGAATATGGCTATGCGGTGTCGGCCTTCTTCTGGACTTATGTGCCGATCCAATTCTTCATCGGCTGGGCCTGCGACCGCTGGTGTGTCTACCGGCTGATCGCCATCGGCATCGCCGTCTGGGCGCTTAGCACGCTGGCCATGGGCCTGGTGGGCGGCCTGCTGTCGCTGGTCATATTTCGGCTGTTTCTCGGTCTTGGGGAAAGCATCACTTTTCCCGGAGCGTCTAAAGTTATCGCCCGCCACGTCGCGCCTGAAAATAGGGGGCTGGCAAATAGTGTTGTGGCAGCGGGGATCGCGCTGGGTCCGGTGGTTGGCACGTTTGCCGGTGGATTGATGGTCGCATCCTATGGGTGGCGGCCAATGTTCGTGGTTTTCGGCCTGATCACCCTGTTGTGGGTTATTCCCTGGCTGCTGACAGCCCGGCGATTGCCGACCTTTGCCCCGGCCGGCCGCGAACCGCCGGTGCCGATAAGGATCACCGCCCGAACCAAGGAGGTATGGGCGATGGGCATCGGCCATTTCGGCGCGACCTACCCGCTCTACTTCATCATTATCTGGGTGCCGCTGTACCTGACCAAGACGCGCGGCTTTTCAATCACCGACATGACCTACCTGGCGACGCTCGGCTTCATTGCGCAGGCGTTGAGCGCTGTCGGGCAAGGCTGGCTGTCCGATCGATTGGTCCGCGCCGGCCGCGACGAGGCCCTGGTCCGACGAACGCTGATGGTCGGCGGCAACGTGATGATGGCGGTATCGATCCTGGCGCTGATGCAAGCGGAGGACGCAGCAACGATCGGCTTATGGCTGGTCATATTCGGCGCGGCGGCGGCAACCGGCGGGGTGAACCTATACGCCATCGCCCAGATATTCGCCGGCCCGCGGGCGTCGGGTACGTTCATCGGCATTCAGAACGGCCTCGGCAACGTACCCGGGATCATCATGCCGATCGTCACCGGCCTGATCATCGACTGGACGGGTTCCTATGACAACGCCTTCAAGTTGACGGCAGCTGTCTGCGCGGCAGCGGCGCTTTGGTGGCTAATCGGCGTCCCCAAGATCCGCCGAGTAATTCCGGACTAA